A window of the Prosthecobacter debontii genome harbors these coding sequences:
- the htpG gene encoding molecular chaperone HtpG, whose amino-acid sequence MSNTTTGSTYEFQAEVKQVLDIVIHSLYTDREIFIRELVSNAADALEKMRLTQLTENEVFGAELPLEIHISTDETAGTLTIADHGIGMTRAELVENLGTIAHSGSKAFAAALKNAGKSGDATLIGQFGVGFYSAFMVAEEVKVYTHSWRNEGEHLVWSSAGVGTYSIEEAPDQARGCKIVIKLKEDATEFAKPHRVKEILGKYSNFVGFPILLNGERVNTVEAIWLKSKDEVTEEQYKEFYKFTAHAFDDPSYRLHFQADAPLVINALLFLPEQNMEAFGMGQMEPAVGLYCKKVLIDPHPKKLLPEWMRFVRGVIDSEDLPLNISRESMQDSALVRKLGEVVTKRLLKFLDKEAQDDAKKFQEFYAKFSRFFKEGVATDFANKDAIAKLLRFESSLTEKGEVIGLADYVSRMKEDQKAIYYQVAPSRSTIESGPYVEAFKSKGYEVLYLYETIDEYVVSSLREFDGKQLQAVNSNEVDLGDVTTEGEALSEEDTTTLCGWMKESLTDGVEEVRSGKRLVNSPALAITPDGEMTPQMRQMMRAMKPDEVEAPKVILEINPRHDIVKKLASLSKDDAEGAKLIAEQVLDNALLSAGLLDDPQRIVARTEKIMSRLLAK is encoded by the coding sequence ATGAGCAACACGACCACTGGTAGCACCTATGAGTTCCAGGCCGAAGTGAAGCAGGTCCTGGACATCGTCATCCACAGCCTCTACACCGACCGCGAAATCTTCATCCGTGAGCTGGTCTCCAATGCTGCGGATGCGCTGGAGAAGATGCGGCTGACGCAGCTGACCGAGAACGAAGTCTTCGGCGCGGAACTTCCCCTGGAGATCCACATCAGCACCGATGAAACCGCCGGCACGCTGACCATCGCGGATCACGGCATCGGCATGACGCGCGCTGAGCTGGTGGAGAATCTCGGCACCATCGCCCATTCCGGTTCCAAGGCCTTTGCGGCCGCTTTGAAAAACGCCGGTAAGTCCGGTGATGCCACCCTGATCGGTCAGTTCGGGGTCGGTTTCTACAGCGCCTTCATGGTGGCGGAGGAAGTGAAAGTTTACACCCACTCCTGGCGCAATGAGGGCGAGCACCTCGTCTGGTCCAGCGCTGGAGTCGGCACCTACAGCATCGAGGAAGCCCCTGATCAGGCCCGTGGCTGCAAGATCGTCATCAAGCTGAAGGAAGACGCCACGGAGTTTGCCAAACCACACCGCGTGAAGGAGATCCTGGGCAAATACTCGAACTTCGTCGGTTTCCCGATCCTGCTCAATGGCGAGCGCGTGAACACGGTGGAGGCCATCTGGCTGAAGAGCAAAGATGAGGTGACCGAGGAGCAGTATAAGGAGTTCTACAAATTCACCGCGCACGCCTTCGATGATCCGAGCTATCGCCTGCACTTCCAGGCTGATGCCCCGCTGGTGATCAATGCGCTGCTGTTCCTGCCAGAGCAAAACATGGAGGCCTTTGGCATGGGCCAAATGGAGCCTGCCGTGGGGCTCTACTGCAAGAAGGTGCTCATCGACCCGCATCCGAAGAAGCTGCTGCCTGAGTGGATGCGTTTCGTGCGTGGGGTCATCGATAGTGAAGACTTGCCGCTGAACATCTCCCGCGAGTCGATGCAAGACAGCGCCCTAGTGCGTAAGCTGGGTGAGGTGGTGACGAAGCGCCTCCTCAAGTTCCTGGACAAAGAAGCCCAGGATGACGCCAAGAAATTCCAGGAGTTTTACGCTAAGTTCAGCCGCTTCTTCAAGGAAGGCGTGGCCACTGACTTCGCCAATAAAGATGCGATTGCCAAGCTGCTGCGTTTTGAATCCAGCCTCACCGAGAAGGGCGAGGTCATCGGTCTGGCGGACTATGTCTCCCGCATGAAGGAAGACCAGAAGGCCATCTACTACCAGGTGGCCCCTTCCCGCAGCACCATCGAGTCTGGCCCGTATGTGGAGGCCTTCAAGAGCAAGGGTTATGAGGTGCTCTACCTCTATGAGACGATTGACGAATACGTCGTCTCCAGCCTGCGCGAGTTCGATGGCAAGCAGCTCCAGGCGGTGAACTCCAATGAAGTGGACCTGGGTGATGTGACCACGGAAGGCGAAGCCCTGAGCGAAGAAGACACCACCACCCTCTGCGGCTGGATGAAAGAAAGCCTAACCGATGGTGTGGAAGAAGTGCGTAGCGGTAAACGCCTGGTCAATAGTCCCGCACTGGCCATCACCCCCGATGGTGAGATGACCCCGCAGATGCGCCAGATGATGCGCGCCATGAAGCCGGATGAAGTCGAAGCACCGAAGGTGATCCTGGAGATCAACCCCCGCCACGACATCGTGAAAAAGCTGGCCTCGCTCAGCAAGGACGACGCTGAAGGCGCCAAGCTCATCGCGGAGCAGGTGCTGGATAACGCCCTGCTTTCCGCCGGTCTGCTGGACGATCCTCAGCGCATCGTCGCCCGCACCGAGAAGATCATGAGCCGTTTGCTGGCGAAGTGA
- a CDS encoding endo-1,4-beta-xylanase: MRFLFAVSRLGLVGWVCAVSVSESAQSASEEASAIPLRHWAQRRDIQFGTAIDMEPLRRESDYRARAGMEFSMLTPANAMKMDALQPARGEFYWSDADELVNFAESHAQRVHGHTLVWHRQVPKWLETGTWSRDELLHLLREHIFTVVGRYRGRVQLWDVVNEALNDDGSRRPSFWQRGIGPDYIEKAFRWAHEADPTAILIYNDYNAEDLGVKSNAVYEMLRDLKAQGVPVHGVGFQMHVTVRQLPNVKDFQANLKRLADLGLELHVTELDVRIPLPATPESLSQQAKDYQKIFDAAMAFPQLRSFSLWGFTDRHSWIPHEFKGYGAGLIWDEHDQPKPAFSALQEALKGN, translated from the coding sequence ATGCGTTTCTTGTTTGCTGTAAGTCGCCTCGGGCTCGTCGGATGGGTCTGCGCCGTGTCCGTGTCCGAGTCTGCTCAATCTGCGTCAGAGGAGGCGAGTGCGATCCCATTGCGGCACTGGGCTCAGCGACGGGACATTCAGTTCGGCACAGCGATCGACATGGAGCCTCTGAGACGTGAGTCCGACTATCGGGCTCGGGCGGGAATGGAATTTTCCATGCTCACGCCAGCCAATGCGATGAAGATGGATGCCCTCCAGCCAGCGCGAGGGGAGTTTTATTGGAGCGACGCGGATGAGTTGGTTAACTTTGCGGAAAGTCATGCTCAGCGGGTGCATGGACATACGCTGGTGTGGCATCGCCAAGTCCCGAAGTGGCTGGAAACTGGCACCTGGAGCCGGGATGAACTTTTGCACCTGCTGCGTGAGCACATCTTCACCGTCGTGGGGCGTTATCGAGGTCGGGTGCAACTCTGGGATGTGGTGAATGAGGCCCTGAATGATGATGGCAGCCGCAGGCCCAGTTTTTGGCAGCGGGGCATTGGCCCGGATTACATTGAAAAAGCCTTCCGCTGGGCACACGAAGCGGATCCTACCGCGATCTTGATCTACAATGATTACAATGCCGAAGATCTCGGCGTGAAATCGAATGCCGTTTATGAAATGCTGCGGGACCTGAAGGCGCAGGGGGTGCCTGTGCATGGGGTCGGCTTTCAGATGCACGTGACGGTGAGGCAGTTGCCAAACGTGAAGGACTTTCAGGCGAATTTAAAACGCTTGGCCGACTTGGGACTGGAGCTTCACGTCACGGAATTGGATGTGCGCATCCCGCTGCCAGCAACTCCCGAGAGCTTGTCCCAGCAGGCGAAGGACTACCAGAAGATCTTCGATGCGGCGATGGCCTTTCCGCAGCTTCGATCGTTCTCCCTGTGGGGTTTCACGGATCGTCACTCCTGGATTCCACACGAATTTAAAGGCTACGGAGCAGGTCTGATCTGGGATGAGCATGACCAGCCCAAGCCTGCGTTCTCAGCCTTGCAGGAGGCGCTGAAAGGCAACTAG